The following coding sequences are from one Gigantopelta aegis isolate Gae_Host chromosome 15, Gae_host_genome, whole genome shotgun sequence window:
- the LOC121390523 gene encoding solute carrier family 25 member 35-like, protein MTTQQLTSPSVSKHETRVNHVAIEFVLGGIATCGACCFTNPLEVIKTRMQLQGELKAKGQYAVHYRNAAHAFYTIAKTDGILALQSGLVPALWYQFFMNGLRLGSYQVLVNLGLTTDKHGKVSFLQSVLAGAMAGCVGSAVGSPFYMIKTHLQSKAAKEIAVGHQHSHESMSHGLIVIYKQFGIIGLWRGVTAAMTRVTVGSAAQLATFSKMKEKIVQTKTFHPDSWVNALVASMCSGVIVTLVMTPFDVISTRMYNQGTSAGGKGLLYTGVVDCFLKIFNKEGVWGFYKGWGPSYLRLGPHTVLTLVFWDEIRKFYSRWKNVFKF, encoded by the exons ATGACTACACAGCAGCTGACTTCACCATCAGTTTCGAAACACGAAACCAGGGTTAATCATGTTGCCATTGAATTCGTGCTTGGTGGAATTGCAACGTGTGGGGCTTGTTGCTTTACAAACCCACTCGAAGTCATTAAGACTCGAATGCAGCTGCAGGGAGAGTTGAAGGCCAAAGGCCAATATGCAGTACATTATCGAAATGCAGCACATGCCTTTTACACCATTGCCAAAACGGATGGGATCTTGGCCTTGCAGAGTGGTCTGGTACCTGCCCTGTGGTACCAGTTCTTCATGAATGGATTGCGTCTGGGGTCATACCAAGTTTTAGTGAATCTCGGATTAACGACAGATAAACATGGCAAAGTTAGTTTTCTACAGAGCGTGTTGGCTGGGGCCATGGCTGGCTGTGTAGGTTCTGCAGTGGGAAGTCCTTTTTATATG atcAAAACTCATCTGCAATCCAAGGCTGCTAAGGAGATAGCAGTTGGACATCAGCATAGCCACGAGAGCATGTCACATGGTTTAATTGTCATATACAAGCAGTTTGGAATAATCGGCCTTTGGCGAGGAGTCACTGCCGCAATGACCAGGGTAACAGTTGGGTCCGCTGCACAGCTGGCGACATTTTCGAAGATGAAAGAAAAGATTGTACAAACTAAG ACATTCCATCCAGACAGCTGGGTAAACGCACTGGTCGCAAGTATGTGTAGTGGGGTCATCGTGACACTGGTGATGACTCCATTCGACGTCATCTCCACCCGGATGTACAACCAAGGCACTAGCGCTGGTGGCAAGGGGCTGCTGTATACCGGAGTGGTCGACTGCTTTCTTAAGATCTTCAACAAGGAAGGCGTCTGGGGATTCTACAAGGGCTGGGGCCCATCCTACTTAAGACTTGGACCACACACAGTTCTCACTCTCGTCTTCTGGGATGAAATTCGTAAATTCTACAgcagatggaaaaatgttttcaaattttaa
- the LOC121389763 gene encoding eukaryotic translation initiation factor 4 gamma 3-like, with protein MDLFLDNQENEEHADTLADTISTSAVEGKCQYDRSFLLQLQFAKASMTKPNALPNLPDVILDKPYSREVTSTTNFEPRYNMPDFTFGYACGPKF; from the exons ATGGATTTATTTCTTGATAATCAA GAAAATGAAGAACATGCCGACACGCTGGCAGACACGATCTCCACATCTGCTGTAGAGGGAAAGTGCCAGTATGACAGAAGTTTCCTTCTGCAGCTCCAGTTTGCAAAGGCTTCCATGACAAAACCAAATGCATTGCCCAACTTGCCAGATGTTATTCTTGATAAG CCTTATTCCCGAGAAGTAACTTCTACCACAAACTTTGAACCGAGATACAACATGCCAGATTTTACATTTGGATATGCATGTGGGCCAAAG